A section of the candidate division WOR-3 bacterium genome encodes:
- a CDS encoding thioredoxin family protein has protein sequence MGLILTPEVENEVREVFKELKEPVELIVFTQELECQFCRENRQLAEEITNLSPLLKLSVYNFITDKDKALEYWVDMVPAIVVKGEKDYGLKFYGIPGGYEFNSLIETIKMVSLRDSGLSEKTKEVLRSLNKPVDIKVFVTLTCPYCPSAVKLAQQFAFESSFIQACMIDAAEFPHLAHKYDVYAVPKTVLNDTISFEGALPEELFLAEILKTQASGL, from the coding sequence ATGGGATTAATTTTAACACCCGAAGTAGAAAATGAAGTTAGGGAAGTTTTTAAGGAGTTAAAAGAACCGGTGGAACTGATTGTCTTCACCCAGGAATTGGAATGTCAATTCTGCCGGGAGAATCGCCAGTTAGCCGAGGAAATAACTAACCTTTCCCCTTTATTAAAACTTTCGGTCTATAATTTTATTACCGATAAGGATAAGGCTTTGGAATACTGGGTGGATATGGTGCCGGCGATTGTTGTAAAAGGAGAGAAGGATTACGGATTAAAATTCTATGGTATCCCAGGGGGTTATGAGTTTAACTCGCTAATTGAGACGATAAAGATGGTCTCATTGAGGGATTCAGGACTGAGCGAAAAGACAAAAGAAGTTTTAAGAAGTTTAAATAAGCCAGTAGATATTAAAGTCTTTGTCACACTTACCTGTCCCTATTGCCCTTCCGCCGTGAAATTGGCTCAGCAATTCGCCTTTGAAAGTTCTTTCATTCAGGCTTGCATGATTGATGCGGCGGAGTTTCCCCATTTGGCTCACAAATATGATGTCTATGCAGTTCCCAAGACAGTTCTTAACGACACAATTTCCTTTGAGGGTGCTTTACCCGAAGAGTTATTTTTAGCCGAAATCTTAAAGACTCAGGCATCGGGTTTATAG
- a CDS encoding T9SS type A sorting domain-containing protein: MQNRLLIAISSDGLHWQRLNLIMSDSADVPDALVGPDRNVYVYFQGLWTHTRDGIMVGISANGIDNWRFYQVVIPGTQTWPGHPCDPDIIFRNDTFRLYFTGDPIGDRNPETYSAISLDGLNFTLEEGVRFQIPGSLVLDPSLLWTGDTLQYFAGGAPPGENWHAHSSDGLLFFPRPNFSIESLMMANGISLPQGGYRFYGFNNNPNSSGIRSIFSLDGENWVLEPGYRLQIDSTNGLESRYVKDPAVILKDSIFIMYYVTRKPMGGIEGSGQLPTYSSIKIFPNPANSIVQFWVLSFLVKKVNIYNSEGRLIRTFSHKREIIWDGKDENGQKVRSGLYWLIGQNDKTIIKKKFIFLIN, encoded by the coding sequence TTGCAAAATCGGCTCTTGATTGCCATTTCATCGGACGGTTTGCACTGGCAGAGGTTAAATCTGATAATGAGTGATTCCGCAGATGTGCCCGATGCCTTAGTCGGTCCGGATAGAAATGTTTATGTTTATTTTCAGGGTCTTTGGACCCACACCCGAGATGGAATTATGGTCGGTATCTCCGCGAATGGGATTGACAATTGGCGGTTTTACCAAGTGGTCATTCCTGGGACCCAAACTTGGCCTGGGCATCCTTGTGACCCGGATATTATTTTCCGTAATGATACCTTTCGCCTCTACTTTACCGGTGACCCAATTGGTGATCGGAATCCAGAGACTTACTCGGCAATCTCTCTTGACGGTTTGAACTTCACCTTGGAAGAAGGGGTTCGCTTTCAAATTCCTGGAAGTCTAGTTTTAGACCCTTCGCTCCTCTGGACTGGTGATACCTTACAATATTTTGCCGGTGGTGCTCCACCGGGTGAGAACTGGCACGCCCATTCTTCTGATGGCTTATTATTTTTCCCAAGGCCAAATTTTTCTATAGAGAGCCTTATGATGGCTAATGGAATTTCTCTCCCCCAGGGTGGTTATCGGTTTTATGGTTTTAATAATAATCCCAATAGTTCTGGCATCCGCTCCATCTTTTCGTTGGATGGGGAAAATTGGGTTTTAGAACCTGGCTATCGTCTGCAGATTGATTCTACCAATGGTTTAGAAAGTCGGTATGTGAAAGACCCCGCGGTTATTTTAAAGGATAGTATTTTTATTATGTATTATGTAACAAGAAAACCGATGGGCGGGATAGAAGGGAGTGGACAATTACCAACTTATTCTTCAATAAAAATTTTTCCCAATCCCGCGAATTCTATTGTGCAATTTTGGGTGCTTTCATTTTTGGTCAAGAAGGTAAATATCTACAATTCAGAAGGGAGATTAATTCGCACCTTTTCGCATAAAAGGGAAATCATTTGGGATGGAAAAGATGAAAATGGGCAGAAGGTAAGATCGGGCCTTTATTGGTTAATCGGACAGAATGATAAAACTATAATAAAGAAAAAGTTTATATTTTTAATAAATTAA
- a CDS encoding FAD-dependent oxidoreductase — protein MSEEIYDILIIGGGPAGMTAGLYAVRKNLKVLLIAKDFGGQALWAPMIENYMGYSAVSGPDLMMRFQKQISSLPIKTRIPDEVIGLSKEGEVFITETKFGGRYKARVVIVASGKRPKTLDIPGEKELTGRGVSYCVTCDAPLFTNKIVAVVGGGNSAVSAALDLNKTASKVYLIVRREMRADQILQEKLAKAEKVEKIIGFSPKEIKGRERVEGILLRRVENGEEMELKVDGVFVEIGLIPNTDFLKDMVKVNELGEIIINCNCETSVEGIFACGDVTNVVGKQIIIACGDGAKAALSAYHYLLRK, from the coding sequence ATGAGCGAAGAAATTTATGACATCTTAATTATCGGTGGTGGTCCAGCGGGAATGACTGCGGGACTTTATGCCGTAAGAAAGAATTTAAAAGTCTTGCTGATTGCCAAAGATTTTGGGGGGCAGGCGCTCTGGGCGCCAATGATTGAAAACTATATGGGTTATTCTGCTGTTTCTGGTCCGGATTTGATGATGAGATTCCAAAAACAAATCTCTTCCCTGCCGATAAAGACGAGGATTCCGGATGAAGTGATTGGATTAAGTAAAGAGGGAGAGGTCTTTATCACTGAGACAAAGTTTGGTGGGAGATATAAAGCACGGGTAGTGATTGTGGCTAGCGGGAAGAGACCGAAGACTTTGGACATTCCCGGAGAAAAGGAGTTGACCGGGAGAGGAGTTTCTTATTGTGTAACTTGTGATGCCCCCCTTTTTACCAATAAAATCGTAGCGGTGGTTGGCGGGGGAAATTCAGCAGTGAGTGCCGCCTTGGACTTAAATAAAACCGCAAGCAAGGTTTATCTTATCGTGCGGAGAGAAATGAGAGCCGACCAGATTCTTCAAGAAAAATTGGCAAAGGCGGAAAAGGTGGAAAAGATAATCGGCTTTTCCCCAAAAGAGATTAAGGGGAGAGAAAGGGTGGAGGGGATATTGCTCAGACGAGTGGAAAACGGCGAGGAGATGGAATTAAAAGTAGATGGGGTTTTCGTGGAGATTGGTCTTATCCCTAATACCGATTTCTTAAAGGATATGGTTAAAGTGAATGAGTTAGGGGAGATAATTATAAATTGTAACTGCGAGACTTCGGTAGAGGGGATTTTTGCCTGTGGGGATGTGACAAATGTGGTGGGGAAACAGATAATCATTGCCTGCGGTGATGGGGCTAAAGCCGCCTTATCTGCTTACCATTATTTATTAAGAAAATAG